The Scyliorhinus canicula chromosome 10, sScyCan1.1, whole genome shotgun sequence genomic interval GTTCAGGCAAGATTTGAAAGGTCTTACGAGCTTTAGTGGTGCAAGTTGAGTAGAGGAGTGTAGGGAGTAGGGATGGATGTTCAGGTTGGCGGGGTGGGTAGTCGGGTGTGAGGGTGGTTTGAGTACTCGGTTAAGTATCGTGCCACAGGCCCTGTCTTTGTGAGGTTGGTGATATTTTGGGAGGGGCCCCAGCAGTGTCAATGTGTCCATTGGCAGTTTTAACTTGCAGGGTAATTACCATGTATGTATGAGAGTGAGGACTTCTGGAGCACCCTGATACGCAGCAGTGGCCACAATTGGCATTGGAAGATCTAGGCCAACATGTggcagcagggggcagcacggtagcatggtggttagcataaatgcttcacagctccagggtcccaggttcgattcccggctgggtcgctgtctgtgcggagtctgcacgtcctccccgtgtgtgtgcgcgtgggtttcctccgggtgctccggtttcctcccacagtccaaagatgtgcgggttaggtggattggccatgctaaattgcccgtagtgtcctaataaagtaaggttgggggggggggggggggggggggggggggggggttgttgggggtatagggtggatacgtgggtttgagtagggtaatcatggctcggcacaacatagagggccgaagggcctgttctgtgctgtaatgttctatgttacaaaTGATGACAAAAGACTGAATTTTATGGGTCACACACAGGCTGGAAAACAGGTGCATGGACCTGTAAAATAGGATGGATGCCATGAACGGTGTGCCTGCAATTGGCCCACATGCCTCCGTCTCAACTTTTATGGCCGGTGGGGGGAATGTCAGGTGGGTCGCCTGCTCGTGGCTCAGTGAGACCTTTTTAAGTGTGTAATTAAGGTCCAATGAAGGACCTCCTTCCATCGGTGCTCTGAGGATGGGTGACAGGAAAGACATATGAGTTTAACCCTGCGGGCTGCTGGTCGGTGAAAGGGAGTGTGCCTCCTTCCTGGGCTCACACCTGAAACTTATGCTGGGGTGCAGGGAGCCTGCCCTCATTCCAGCCCAAAGTTTCTGATTGGTTCAGCTAGGGCAATTTCTATGACATTAAACGACAGGGAGGTGCTGGTGTTCAATTATATTTAGAATTGCTGCTGTCTGTATTCCTTGACACACAATGTGCAAGTGAATTCTATGTGGAGAGGAGAGAAAtattccctctgaaatgggcagCTGTACAACTTGTAAGGTCCTTCAGAGGTCATGCACAAGTTGGCTTCTTAAAGTTACCGCACATGAGCTGCCATGCAAAAAACTTTAAAGGGAATTATGCAGTTCAGTCGTGAAAAGGATGGGTGTATGTTTTTTTTATGTGCTCCCAATGCAAAATTATTAACCTGTGTTTTCCCCCTCCCTTCTTGAAGGTGTACAGGACTGTTTTGATAATGTAGTTCCATGGATGTTGGTTGCTGTTTGGTATTTCTCAAGTGACCAGATTTAAGTAAGGGAGACTATTGCATACAAATACGCCCCTATCTTCAGCTGATGTCCAGTGatttggtttatcccttccttgaCTTTGGAAGCCAATAATTGTAACCATATGGCACTCAAACTGGAACTAGTGACTAGCTACAGACTTGGGATTGAACCTAGGCCTTACTACTCCGTGTGACTTAATAAAACAGAATTCACTGCTTCTATTACATTAGTattgtttacatttttttaattATGCAATTGTTGTTCCCTCACATACATATAAGAGAACAAAAATGAATATGCTGAATGTGTTTTGAGTGTTGATAACTTTGATGTTGTATTTAGCTGCTATTTTTCCCTTGTATATAGAAGAATTTGGTGTACCATTCATCAGCCCGAACCAAGTTGAGACATCTTTCCACCCTATAGACCGTTGTGACCCAGCTTTGAGTGCTGGCTTAATGGATGATCACTTGCTAGTTTCAGACATGATGAAGACCACTGTTGCAGTTGATGCTTTACTGCAAACATCAACAAAAACCTCACCACGCACCCCCCAACTGGAGAACTTGGCCTGTGGTGCAGGACTTAATGCGTCCACTGAATCAGTCCCACCAGCCTGCGGGAACTTTGAGTTGTCAGTGGGTACCATGGAACTTAATGCCACAAGTGCCACGAGTATTGCTGTCCCACTTACAGAAACTCCATCTTTAGAACGGATCCCTGGGAAAGGTAAGCTTGCAGAGGAGGTTAAGGAAACCGCACAATCAATGGAATCGCCAGTAGTAAAAGTGGCTgtggagaagaaaaagaaaaagaaaaaacgcTCACATCCAAAAGGAGCCCAACCTCCTACAGTGGATATACAGGCTAAAGCTAAAGAGGCTCAAGCAATTGTTTCTGACCAGCGACTGGTAGAGCTACCTAAAGGAGAGACATGGGAACACAAGGAAAATATCGTGAGCATTGAGGGGGCATGTAATGAGGCATCGGGGGTGCAAGTAAAAGCACAGCAGGTGCACAGTGTACCAAGTCAAAGTAGTATTTGGGCACCTGGAAGTTCAGTGAATGAAATAGCGCATCCTCCACTGCACAAAACTAAAACCCCTTCAGTGAACCAATTGGGGGCTGTTGTCGGGAACCAGAGAAGAGAGGCAGCTCATGCAGACAACCAGTCACAAATGGAGATAACCTCAGAAGTGGAACAGACAGGTAATCCTCTGGATTGTTGGAGCCGAGAAATCACCTCTTCTGAGTCCCTCCAAACCTCTACGTTGGGAGAGATAGTAGAGCCCCCCCTAGAACAATGGGCTGGCAAAATTATTCCGCCTAAGTCACAGAAAAATTCTGAGTTAAACAAGGTAGCACCACTGATTTTTCTGGAATTTGATGGGAAAGAATATACTCCTCTTGAGTCAGAAGAAGTATCTAAAATTAAGGAGATGGAAGGGCCTTATCTGCAACATTTGGATAGAGGACCTGTTTCTCCTGGGTCAAAACAGACATCTGAGGAGAATGAAATGGCAGGACATTTGGGTGGAGAAATTGCTGCCCCTGGATCGCAGACACCCCTTGAGGTGCAAGAGGTagcactgacccctctgacaCATGGAGGTGGAGAAGACACTTCCTGTGACTTACAACAAACATGTGAGGTAAAAAAAGTGGCAGAGACCCTTGTAGAAAATGTAGATAGAGAAACTTCGCCCTTTGAATCAATGAAAGTGCCAGAGGTCAAGGAGATAGAAAAGCCTTCTCCAGAACAAACTACTCCCCATTGTTCAGGGCAAAAATCTGGTTTGAAGGAGATGGTTGAGTCCCCTCTAAAACCTGTGGATAGTGAAGATACTCTCCCTGAATCAAACCAAATACCTGAGGTAAAGGAGATAAGACAGATCCCTCTGGATCATGTAAATAGCGATACAGGTTCCCTTAGGTCAAAGCAAATATCTGAGGTGATAGTTTCGGCAGAGACCCCTGTGGAGCAAGTGAGTACAGAAACTACTTTAGACACTTCTGAAATTAAAGGGATAGTCGATATTCCTCTAGAGCATTGCTGTAGTGAAATTGCCACTATTGAGCAGATGTCTGAGGTAAAAGTTCTAGTTGAGAGTCCACTATGTTGGAATAGAGAAACCTCTCTCCCTGAGTTACAGCACAAATCTGAGATGAAGGAGATGGTGGAGAGTCCTTTGGAATGTCGGAACAGagaaaagtctccctctgaatCATGGCAAACACCTGAGTTGAAtgagatggtggagaatccttttGAATGTCAGAACAGAGAAACCGTTCCCTCTGAGTCACAGCAAATATCTGAGCCGAACGAGATGGAGGAGAGCCCTTTGGAATATCGGAACACACAAACTGTTCCCCCTGAGTCGCAGCAAATGCCTAAGCTGGATGAGATGGTGGAGAGTccttttgaatggcagagcagggaaACTGTTCCCACAGAGTTGCAGCAAACATCCAAGGTGAAGGAGATGGTGGAGAGTCCACTGGAATGTCAAGATGGGCTCATTTTTCCAGAGTGCACTGACCAAATCACTGTACCTTCTCTGAAACACAAAGTTCCGAAACTGATGGATGATGATGAGGGAATAGGCTCAAAGGCATCCCTGAAAAAAGAGGCAGGGCCAAAATTCCTCCAAAAACGAGGATTTACTAAAGGTACTTCGCAAAGAGAGGCTGGAGGAAAAGTGTCTCCCGAACAACACCCTAAAGACAGAGCCCTAAAGACTTCAATGCAAACAAAGGTGATGAAGATCCCAAACCAACAAAAGAAAGATGCTAAACCTCTTGAAACAGACACGATTGGGAATGTAAATAAACAGTCTGATGATCAGGGGCATCTGGATGAGAGTCCTCGTCAAGATGAAGGTGTGTTCCACCAATGATAAGAGTGCTAACCCTCTACCCCTCCACCCAACCTCTCACATGCTTCAATTTAATAATCCTGGCTCAGGATTTTGAACTGACTGGATTGGCACAGCATGATGTCTGCCTTTTGGCTCACTAAAGCATCCATCATTTTGCATGCACAGTTCCTCTCGAATTTATAACTAATCCGTTGCTTACTAACCGCAAGATTCTGTTGGCTGTAACTAGCAAATTGTGTTTTCTGAATATCTTATAACCCACTGCATGACAGTTGGTtggttttaaaaatgattttgggAACAGTTTGTGATGTGGTGGTGTTAAATTCATATTTACGTTGgaaagaggggagaggaggaacaGAAGAGTAAGAAAGGTAAGAGCTAATGTTAAACCAAATAATATATACCTAAATATTGAACGCTAGAATTGTTTGTCTCCCAAAATGAACAGTCATCCAGGAAGCTAGCATTTGGGAAATGTAACCTTGGTTGTCTGCCATGATGCATCCATGATGGAGAGTTAGAAATCCCTGATGTGCAAATTTGCATGTTTTAGTATAGTAATGCCTTGGCATGTGAATGATGGGAAGATGAAATATAACAAAATGAAGAAATATTAGCAGACAATGCAGAGTGTTGTCTGACACAAAGATTATTCTATGAGAATTCTAATTGTTAATTGCGATAATGGAAGTAATTACTGCTTAGACCTAACAACGTGTTTGATGTTCACCGCACAAAGGCATTTCCCATAGCAAAGCCTTCTATAAACCAAAATCTGTACAGAGTTTAGGTTAGCAAGCCAAGGTTCAAAAATTACTCCCTAATCGTGGTGTGACTCACTCACTGAAGAACAAGCAACAAGGATCATTTCAAAATCGTCACATGGAGACATGAGGGATTATGACAATTTGCAGGTCCTGGAATATTTGAGGCAGAGATAGCTGCCTTTTTAAAAGTAAAGTTAGACAAATGTTTGAATCCGAGGAAGATATAGGGAAGGAGCAGGTAAGCGGGATTAGTTTTGGTTTGCTTTTCTTACTAAAGCTTAAAATGTGATGTCAAGTTTGGCTATCTATTGAATTGTACCCTGAGATGCTAAGTGGATTGCTCAAGCAAACAATTGACAAAGGCATGACAGTCTGGTGGTGTCTGGTACATTCAGCCGCTGGTGAATGAATGCTTGAGCTGTTTACATACATCGATCACTTTTGGTAAGTGAAAAGTAACCAGTCCAGGCTAAAGCAACCTAAATAACCGTTTGATTATTATAAAGGACTTTGGGACAAAGCAAAGTTTTGCGAAAACCCAGTACTTCAAAACACTAAAAATAGTTTCAATTTACAAGGTAATTTGGCTGCAAAGTGTTCATAACTTTTAAGCAATTTTTCTTGAGTATGGTAAGTATTTTGGATCAATCAGCCACATTTGCCACTTAGATGACCTTTAAAATAAATCGTTATATCTGGTGATGCAAATTCCATTTCACCATGGCGTTCAGATCACCTGCCAGAGCTAAAGCTGTGAAATCCGATTATGCCATGGGGCATCTTTCGTGCTGTACTTCCTTAACATAGGCTGTTTTTAATAGATCCCTCATGACTGGGGTGTTTGTGACTGGTTATTTGCCAATCCTAAACATTTCCTTTAATGGCACTAGAAGAGATTAGAATTGTGCATTTCACTTTTTTTCAGATGCTCAAGGGTTGACCTTAATGGGCTCGATGGAGTTTTCTAATGCACTTAGTTTAAAATCCATTACAAAAAGGACTGAAGTCTGCTCGTGAAATGGTCATGATGGATACAACGTGATTTAACCAGTAAAAGGCTTTGAAAGTGCTATGGTTTAGGATAAAGAATGCACAATACAAGAAGGTTTCCTGaaggctatgtgtaatttattataatttttctttttttgttatgGTGCCTCTTAACTTGTTTGTCTTAGATACTGGGCTTGAATGAAAGACGTGGGCTTAGAATTCTGGTACTCAGTGAACATATCATCAGTCCTGGAAATGtcccttttattttttaaatatcagTACAGAATGAATGTACCGTCCCAGCTTTTTAAAATAGCTATCTAATTAGTCCAGAGAGTAGGAGAGATTAGGttgttgaatattttcaaggccaagttggatagattcttggttgaTAAGGGTGTTGGGGTTAGACAGAAAAGTATTGTTGAGGCTCCAAtccgatcaaccatgatcttatcaaatgacgGAGtcagctcgatgggctgaatggcctgctgctgctcctaattcgtatgtttgtatCTCCCACTTCCTGGCCCTTTCCCCACAGAAATACAAATTCTTcgttttcaaatatatatccattcCCCGTTTTAGTGTTGAACCAAATTGCATAACCCTTTCAAGTCagttcattcctttttttaaaaataatttttattgaaaaattttgaatttatacaacaataacgcaccatagtaaaataccaaaaataacaataatattaacaatcataaacattcgccccacctccatgaacaacacagcattttaacaacaacgcaaattaacacaatataaagttacagaatagacactacaataaggaaacccccccccccccccccccgggttgctgctgctattgaccaagttacctatctctgagccaggaagtccagaaaaggctgccatcgtttatagaacccttgtgttgatcctcagggcaaatttgaccctttccaattttataaatcccgccatgtcactgatccaggtctccacacttgggggccttgcatccttccactgtagcagaatccttcgtcgggctactagggacgtaaaggccaggacatcggcctctttcgcctcctgcacttctgGCCCTACTGCAACtctaaaaattgcgagtccccaccctggtttgaccctggatccaaccaccctctacaccgtccccgccacccccttccagaattcttccagtgctgggcatgcccagaacatatgggcgtggttcgctggactccccgaacatctggtgcacctgtcctcacccccaaagaacctactcatcatagtcccggacatgtgggcccggtgcagcaccttaaattggatgagactaagcctcgcacatgaggaggaagagttgactctctccaaggcatccgcccaagtcccgtcctctatctgctccccaagttcctcctcccatttagccttcagctcctccactgacgactcctccacctcctgcattaccttatagatgtcagacaccttcccctctccgacccacacccccgaaagcactctgtccatcgtcccccgcgacggcagcagagggaatccctctacctgtcgcctagcaaacacctttacctgcaagtatctgaacatggggctggtttagctcaccaggctaaatcgctggcttttaaagcagaccaagcaggccagcagcacggttcgattcccgtaccagcctccccggacaggcgccggaatgtggcgactaggggcttttcacagtaacttcattgaagcctactcgtgacaataagcgattttcatttcattttcatttcatttttcatttcatgttcccttggggaaggccaaatttatcttccagttcccccaggcccgcaaacctcctgctaataaacaggtccctcaatttgctgatgcccgccctttgccaccccctaaattccccgggatgaaccgatggttgccacccagtggagcctccatcgagccccccgatgccgtctccactgtccccagattcttagggtcgccgccaccaccgggcttgtggtaaacctcttgggggagagcggcaatgatgccgttaccatggcacccaggctcgtacctctacatgacgccatctccattcttttccacgccgcccctcccccctccatcacccatttacgcaccattaaCACATTGGCtgtccaatagtaccccagaaggttgggcagcgccagcccgcctctatccctccctcgctccaggaacaccctcttcactctcgtagtcccatgtgcccacacaaagctcaaaatactgctagtcactctcctaaagaaggccctggggataaagatgggcaggcactgaaaggtgaacaagaacctcggaagcaccgtcattttgacggactgtaccatccccgccaacgataatggcagcatgtcccacctcttgaactcctcctccatctgatctacaagtctggtgaagttatgcttgtgaagagtcccccagtccctggccacctgcacccccaggtacctaaagctctcccctgcccgcctaagcgggagcctaccaattccttcctcctggtctccagggtgcaccataaacacctcgctcttgcctaaatttaatttataacctgaaaaggtcccaaactcagctagcaactccatcactcccggcatccctcccacagggtccgccacatacagtaacaggtcatcggcatacaacgacaccctatgttcctctccacctcgcaccaagcctctccacctctctgaatccctcaacgccatcgccagcggctcgattgccagtgcaaacaacaagggggacagggggcaaccctgcctggtccctcggtaaagccggaagtactccgacctcctcctattcgtggccacgcacgccattggggcctcatatagcagcctcacccatctaatgaacccttcaccaaatccaaacctccccaacacctcccataggtacccccactccactctatcgaaggccttctccgcatccagtgccaccactatctcagcctccccctcaatcgccggcatcatgatgacattcaacaatctccgcacattcgtgtaaGTCAGTTCATTCCTGATCATAACAATttgctgcaatttttaaaaaaaagttcttctCACCCCTTTACTCGGAAATATTTGCTTTTCTGGGTCTAATGTTCAAAAATCAGCATGAACTTCCTACTGTGTAGTAGTGCCACTGATTTATTGAATGCTTAAAAGTTGTGAGTATAGAATATATTCATTTGGACACAGCACTTGATGCGTGGTACAGGTAGAAACCTTATGTCTTTATTTGAAAACCTATGATTATACAGGGAGGAGATTTCCTCACCAGCACCTCAGCCTTTTTAATATGTTTGATCCCCACTTTATTTTGTCTGTTTTTTTGTGATGTCTAGTGGCAACAGATGTTTTTCTCCTCCTGCCGTCATTCACTAGAGTTCGTGACAACCACAATGTTCTGAATATTAAGTGGCTCTGTTTACTGTTTGTATACCAAATAGGTCACTGTGTATGCAAGTCAGTTTACAGGACTCCTTCCATTTTCTCTTGTGTGTTTATATAATGTCGGAGTATTCTGGAAATAATTGTATACTGAGAAGTTATACATTTTGATGTAAAAATACCTGAAAATATTTTTACTGTAATATCATTATGTTCAAAACTAAATTCTGAAATACAGGGGAGCATTAATAGTGAGTTGTTGAAATAAACATATTTTCAGGGTGGATGTGCTGGAAAAATGCTTTCAGTAACTTGTGGTATAGTTAATATTTTGGAAATATTAATCCCAAAACAGTTTTGTCTACATTTGTGCTGACATTTTGGGAAAATATCCTGGTAATTAGACTGTTGTTTATCTATAAAGCAAGAATGAAGAGAAGTTTGCATTTAGATAGCTATcaccctcaggacatcccaaagcactttacagcaaaTGCCGGTgagctgggaaaatcaggttggtggtagatcccaagaaaaggaatttgtggaatgtctaagattttttttggagcagattgtgacagagcctattaggaaacagacaattctggatttggtggtctgcaatgaggcagactttattagggaacttaaggtgaaggaacccttggggagtagtgaccacaatatgatagaatttaccctgctgtttgagagggagaagctggagtcagatgtaacggttttacaattaaataagggtaactacaaagacttgAGGGAAAAACTGGCCagaattaattggaaaaatggagCCTAGCAAGGAAGACAGtggacagcaatggcaggagtttttgggggttattcaggaggcacaacagaaattcatctggaggaggaggaaacatgctaaggagagGACAGGGCATTCATtgttgatgagggaagtcaaggacagcataaaagcaaaagaaaaatcatacaaagtggcgaggattagtgggaaaccaggggattgggaagcctttaaaagcgagcagaggagaaCTGAAAAAGCAATAAGGTGggcagaagatgaaatatgagtgcaagctagctagtaatataaaagaagataggaagacttttttcaatatataaatggtaagggagaggcaaaaataggaccactggaaaatgtggc includes:
- the LOC119972367 gene encoding microtubule-associated protein 4-like isoform X1; protein product: MADFDLIDALHESTPSVEPEVKRDFIASLEAEKYDDVVGESVTKENYVPLLDDDETKSPSLSEAKANAVVHLYGKTLPEHDGGQLAERSGASEQGPGDVPNGEHGVGKADDTEIHKTPLGVELLSFGGNHYIEDTMMPSAQMSTEPPFSLLGTLEGPDAEDLLNFKSMLPPVCEMKSSTASCPTLQHLSSSAKVAEERSVEEKRSSELAPLPSEEMAPPQEQMLDISWQATDPMASVTAPLAFEEDLWANQEEVTISSTTLSPAEPESIAESTGNLMADVKLWEKEEVGPNLSLTPAQEHIQSTQDATEEFGVPFISPNQVETSFHPIDRCDPALSAGLMDDHLLVSDMMKTTVAVDALLQTSTKTSPRTPQLENLACGAGLNASTESVPPACGNFELSVGTMELNATSATSIAVPLTETPSLERIPGKGKLAEEVKETAQSMESPVVKVAVEKKKKKKKRSHPKGAQPPTVDIQAKAKEAQAIVSDQRLVELPKGETWEHKENIVSIEGACNEASGVQVKAQQVHSVPSQSSIWAPGSSVNEIAHPPLHKTKTPSVNQLGAVVGNQRREAAHADNQSQMEITSEVEQTGNPLDCWSREITSSESLQTSTLGEIVEPPLEQWAGKIIPPKSQKNSELNKVAPLIFLEFDGKEYTPLESEEVSKIKEMEGPYLQHLDRGPVSPGSKQTSEENEMAGHLGGEIAAPGSQTPLEVQEVALTPLTHGGGEDTSCDLQQTCEVKKVAETLVENVDRETSPFESMKVPEVKEIEKPSPEQTTPHCSGQKSGLKEMVESPLKPVDSEDTLPESNQIPEVKEIRQIPLDHVNSDTGSLRSKQISEVIVSAETPVEQVSTETTLDTSEIKGIVDIPLEHCCSEIATIEQMSEVKVLVESPLCWNRETSLPELQHKSEMKEMVESPLECRNREKSPSESWQTPELNEMVENPFECQNRETVPSESQQISEPNEMEESPLEYRNTQTVPPESQQMPKLDEMVESPFEWQSRETVPTELQQTSKVKEMVESPLECQDGLIFPECTDQITVPSLKHKVPKLMDDDEGIGSKASLKKEAGPKFLQKRGFTKGTSQREAGGKVSPEQHPKDRALKTSMQTKVMKIPNQQKKDAKPLETDTIGNVNKQSDDQGHLDESPRQDEAKPEEPSVEGMTGTESAVTSKERPLSTDTKGKAGTPATKITPTKSKPQPPASLKRPTAAATSPNKKLIGSSSATTAASTSKRVSSSNLMRPSSANTKDMKPKATEAKSPVKLPSTRPSSAGVTKTNSNTSVKSSTTSLQKMTPTTGSTQRNTTLSTPKRPTSIKTEPKSAEMKKSLSAKSPLGETGRPKTASSTTVKSTGTTPSAPSTPLGTSAPSMSSSNTSRAPRMMALKTTAASEAKRVAPIPRVPSKSTVTNAPKQPRPTSAPAPDLKNIKSKIGSTDNIKYQPGGGKAKPVEKRPEPVRLNRKIESSARVTKTTSMKDSPKQTNGKVQIVNKKIDYSHVQSKCGSKDNIKHVPGGGNTRGPPVPLQYPAPDSAMLPVQIPKSKVDMSRASSKCGSKTNLKHKAGGGDVKIETTKTDFKNKAESKIGSLDNLNHTPGGGNVKNEGEEESESATISQIPENGDLTGQAESETQQNGVGEDPTARSDETQSQELQIQETY
- the LOC119972367 gene encoding microtubule-associated protein 4-like isoform X3, producing the protein MADFDLIDALHESTPSVEPEVKRDFIASLEAEKYDDVVGESVTKENYVPLLDDDETKSPSLSEAKANAVVHLYGKTLPEHDGGQLAERSGASEQGPGDVPNGEHGVGKADDTEIHKTPLGVELLSFGGNHYIEDTMMPSAQMSTEPPFSLLGTLEGPDAEDLLNFKSMLPPVCEMKSSTASCPTLQHLSSSAKVAEERSVEEKRSSELAPLPSEEMAPPQEQMLDISWQATDPMASVTAPLAFEEDLWANQEEVTISSTTLSPAEPESIAESTGNLMADVKLWEKEEVGPNLSLTPAQEHIQSTQDATEEFGVPFISPNQVETSFHPIDRCDPALSAGLMDDHLLVSDMMKTTVAVDALLQTSTKTSPRTPQLENLACGAGLNASTESVPPACGNFELSVGTMELNATSATSIAVPLTETPSLERIPGKGKLAEEVKETAQSMESPVVKVAVEKKKKKKKRSHPKGAQPPTVDIQAKAKEAQAIVSDQRLVELPKGETWEHKENIVSIEGACNEASGVQVKAQQVHSVPSQSSIWAPGSSVNEIAHPPLHKTKTPSVNQLGAVVGNQRREAAHADNQSQMEITSEVEQTGNPLDCWSREITSSESLQTSTLGEIVEPPLEQWAGKIIPPKSQKNSELNKVAPLIFLEFDGKEYTPLESEEVSKIKEMEGPYLQHLDRGPVSPGSKQTSEENEMAGHLGGEIAAPGSQTPLEVQEVALTPLTHGGGEDTSCDLQQTCEVKKVAETLVENVDRETSPFESMKVPEVKEIEKPSPEQTTPHCSGQKSGLKEMVESPLKPVDSEDTLPESNQIPEVKEIRQIPLDHVNSDTGSLRSKQISEVIVSAETPVEQVSTETTLDTSEIKGIVDIPLEHCCSEIATIEQMSEVKVLVESPLCWNRETSLPELQHKSEMKEMVESPLECRNREKSPSESWQTPELNEMVENPFECQNRETVPSESQQISEPNEMEESPLEYRNTQTVPPESQQMPKLDEMVESPFEWQSRETVPTELQQTSKVKEMVESPLECQDGLIFPECTDQITVPSLKHKVPKLMDDDEGIGSKASLKKEAGPKFLQKRGFTKGTSQREAGGKVSPEQHPKDRALKTSMQTKVMKIPNQQKKDAKPLETDTIGNVNKQSDDQGHLDESPRQDEAKPEEPSVEGMTGTESAVTSKERPLSTDTKGKAGTPATKITPTKSKPQPPASLKRPTAAATSPNKKLIGSSSATTAASTSKRVSSSNLMRPSSANTKDMKPKATEAKSPVKLPSTRPSSAGVTKTNSNTSVKSSTTSLQKMTPTTGSTQRNTTLSTPKRPTSIKTEPKSAEMKKSLSAKSPLGETGRPKTASSTTVKSTGTTPSAPSTPLGTSAPSMSSSNTSRAPRMMALKTTAASEAKRVAPIPRVPSKSTVTNAPKQPRPTSAPAPDLKNIKSKIGSTDNIKYQPGGGKAKPVEKRPEPVRLNRKIESSARVTKTTSMKDSPKQTNGKVQIVNKKIDYSHVQSKCGSKDNIKHVPGGGNVQIPKSKVDMSRASSKCGSKTNLKHKAGGGDVKIETTKTDFKNKAESKIGSLDNLNHTPGGGNVKNEGEEESESATISQIPENGDLTGQAESETQQNGVGEDPTARSDETQSQELQIQETY